A single genomic interval of Bufo gargarizans isolate SCDJY-AF-19 unplaced genomic scaffold, ASM1485885v1 original_scaffold_1618_pilon, whole genome shotgun sequence harbors:
- the LOC122923444 gene encoding histone H1B-like, which produces MAETAPAAAAPPPPAEAAAKSKRQPKKSAAAGGAKKSKKPSGPSVSELLVTAVSASKERSGVSLAALKKALAAGGCDVEKNNSRIKVAIRALVTKGTLTQVKGSGASGSFKLNKKQQETKDKAAKKKPAAAKKPAATAAKKPAKSPKKPKKAPAKSPKKTKKPAAAKKAAKSPKKPKAAPKPKKLAKSPAKKAAKPKAAKSPAKKAAKAKKSAAKK; this is translated from the coding sequence ATGGCAGAGACCGCGCCAGCAGCagccgctcctcctcctcccgccgAAGCGGCCGCCAAGTCCAAGAGGCAGCCGAAGAAATCCGCCGCTGCAGGGGGCGCCAAGAAAAGCAAGAAGCCGTCCGGGCCCAGCGTGTCCGAGCTCCTCGTCACAGCCGTGTCCGCCTCCAAGGAGCGCAGCGGGGTGTCTCTGGCCGCCCTGAAGAAGGCTCTGGCTGCAGGAGGATGCGATGTGGAGAAGAATAATAGCCGCATCAAGGTGGCCATCAGGGCTCTGGTCACCAAGGGGACCCTCACCCAGGTGAAGGGCAGCGGCGCCTCCGGCTCCTTCAAGCTCAACAagaagcagcaggagaccaagGACAAGGCGGCCAAGAAGAAGCCGGCTGCGGCCAAGAAACCTGCAGCTACTGCGGCCAAGAAGCCCGCTAAATCCCCGAAGAAACCCAAGAAGGCTCCGGCCAAGAGCCCGAAAAAGACCAAGAAACCAGCCGCGGCCAAGAAAGCAGCCAAGAGCCCCAAGAAGCCGAAGGCTGCCCCCAAGCCCAAGAAGCTGGCCAAGAGTCCGGCTAAGAAGGCGGCCAAACCCAAGGCTGCCAAGAGTCCGGCTAAGAAAGCGGCGAAAGCCAAGAAGAGCGCGGCCAAGAAGTAA